A part of Fusarium oxysporum Fo47 chromosome III, complete sequence genomic DNA contains:
- a CDS encoding P-loop containing nucleoside triphosphate hydrolase protein yields the protein MPPRRNAQSVSAEISLSHLKSCLVNLPTSLVSLLVNVNTPAQNVIIELSYREASPTGAGSQQRSIFVGWTGMPSKRRTAPPGTRDGPNGSRSSRDQEVQLVELDATLAKSLGISEGQKIMATIHLDPPLAHTINIEPLTPEDWEIIELHATFLELNLISQIRALPNPLYKIGDNPVEPHALTLHLSPTSTANIKVISLDPSPPADLPFAKISPDAEVIVAPKTRQKSSHSSGDHRSVASTSKSKRSATSTVRRRSAKEERRPTMFLRGLDRSSCEEWFDEGPLVQDLSVWVDHDLVSGEAFKGVNYVAVDVIRPAGLQQPQPEEGGVPAGTTAATKVIAHLRSWIDPPNSQSVALSSPLCASLGCSGMVGGIVKLQAAPQQLPKTAVQSIKVFPFATSAKTVEGLRFGGESKAEKEESAKRFRQIYAATRGTDGLLQGPLTDGSIMGLYEGLDPPQGWEGGIIKFTFGGDFQENKDAANWLLGLDTKLPIDFQPPTPRPSRLTETDGFERQPTHDSLLVGIDSLLDNLQSNLVHLSSVLLTGGMGSGKSSIARYLAQKLRQDSLFHTLYYPCRKLVNDETRISTIKETLNRLFATASWGARLNGKAVVVLDDLDKLCPVETELQVGNDNGRSRQVGEILCSIVRQYCTRDSGVVLLATAEGKESINGVVVSGHVVREIVELKAPDKESRRRVMESIVMQDAMTADEAQTQFSDESRPQTADGSMTEDSGAWMDGASHASKESRPAKTSGFILDPDLDFLDISGSTDGYMPGDINVLVSRARNEAIIRAIAESPDSTGAIHLARADFDKALKGFTPASLRNVSLQSSSTSFKSIGGLQETRQVLLETLQYPTKYAPIFAQCPLRLRSGLLLYGYPGCGKTLLASAVAGECGLNFISVKGPEILNKYIGASEKSVRDLFDRAQAAKPCVLFFDEFDSIAPKRGHDSTGVTDRVVNQLLTQMDGAEGLSGVYVLAATSRPDLIDPALLRPGRLDKSLLCDMPSLEDRVDIIKALFQKVRLSDELTESDGPLTDIARRTEGFSGADLQALVSNAQLEAIHDVLDVDGPTVTSKRTNGTDGKSNTTPSFVQFRYGKDAKPLTEATPKSKSAALVENASILAKLEEIKIARKKSKQIHGAPAANTDAKAESSDQREVVIERGHLIKALDSTRASISSEEKARLQRIYTEFVVGRSGQMKDGQGSMEIGGRSSLM from the exons ATGCCTCCCAGACGAAATGCGCAGTCCGTCTCGGCGGAAATCTCCCTATCTCACCTCAAAAGCTGTTTGGTCAACCTTCCTACATCACTGGTCTCGCTCCTAGTCAATGTCAATACT CCTGCACAAAATGTCATCATTGAGCTCAGCTATCGTGAGGCCTCGCCGACTGGAGCCGGCTCCCAGCAACGCTCCATATTCGTAGGATGGACAGGCATGCCCAGCAAAAGGAGGACCGCTCCTCCTGGGACCCGCGATGGACCCAATGGCTCGCGATCATCCCGCGATCAGGAGGTTCAGCTTGTCGAACTTGATGCCACACTAGCCAAGTCACTAGGTATTTCAGAAGGGCAGAAGATCATGGCCACCATTCATCTCGATCCTCCGTTGGCGCATACGATCAACATTGAACCCCTTACACCGGAGGACTGGGAGATTATTGAGCTACATGCGACATTCCTCGAACTGAATCTCATCTCTCAAATTCGAGCGCTCCCGAACCCGCTATACAAAATTGGCGACAACCCCGTCGAGCCCCATGCGTTGACACTACATCTATCTCCGACATCGACCGcaaatattaaagttatttcACTGGATCCTTCGCCTCCGGCCGACTTGCCATTCGCAAAGATATCCCCCGATGCCGAGGTCATCGTTGCGCCAAAGACGAGGCAAAAGAGCTCGCACAGCTCGGGCGACCACCGCAGCGTAGCCAGCACTTCCAAGTCCAAACGAAGCGCGACCAGTACGGTGCGCCGGCGAAGCGCCAAGGAAGAGCGGAGACCTACTATGTTTCTGCGTGGTCTTGACCGAAGCTCATGTGAAGAATGGTTTGATGAAGGGCCCCTGGTTCAGGACTTGAGTGTTTGGGTTGATCACGACCTTGTCTCCGGCGAAGCCTTCAAAGGGGTCAACTACGTCGCGGTTGATGTTATTAGACCAGCTGGTCTgcaacagcctcagccagaagaaggcggcGTTCCTGCTGGGACGACTGCGGCCACAAAAGTCATTGCTCATCTTAGATCATGGATTGATCCTCCCAACAGTCAATCAGTTGCTCTTTCGTCACCCCTTTGTGCAAGTCTTGGGTGTTCTGGCATGGTTGGCGGGATAGTAAAGCTTCAAGCAGCTCCACAGCAACTCCCCAAGACTGCGGTTCAGAGCATCAAGGTTTTTCCTTTCGCCACAAGTGCAAAGACAGTCGAAGGCCTGCGGTTTGGTGGAGAAtccaaggctgagaaagaAGAGTCTGCGAAGCGATTCCGACAGATCTATGCCGCTACTAGAGGTACTGATGGGCTTCTTCAAGGGCCTCTGACAGACGGCTCCATCATGGGCTTATATGAAGGCCTCGATCCTCCTCAGGGGTGGGAAGGCGGCATCATTAAATTTACCTTTGGTGGTGATTTTCAGGAGAACAAAGACGCTGCGAAttggcttcttggactcGACACTAAACTGCCTATTGACTTTCAGCCACCGACTCCTCGACCATCCCGGCTGACCGAGACGGACGGGTTTGAGCGTCAACCAACCCACGATTCGCTCCTTGTTGGAATCGACTCCTTGCTGGATAATTTACAGTCTAATCTTGTGCACCTTTCTTCGGTCCTTCTCACTGGTGGCATGGGATCCGGAAAATCTTCTATTGCTCGATACTTGGCACAAAAACTTCGACAAGATTCATTATTCCATACATTATACTACCCTTGTCGGAAACTAGTCAATGACGAGACACGAATCTCAACGATAAAGGAAACTTTGAACCGTTTGTTCGCCACTGCCAGCTGGGGTGCACGCTTAAACGGGAAAGCTGTGGTAGTTCTTGATGACCTGGACAAGCTTTGTCCTGTAGAAACAGAACTTCAGGTTGGCAATGACAATGGAAGGAGCAGGCAAGTCGGTGAGATCCTGTGCTCGATCGTCAGACAATACTGTACCCGCGACAGTGGTGTTGTTCTCCTGGCCACAGCTGAGGGCAAGGAGTCAATCAATGGTGTTGTAGTCAGTGGCCATGTTGTGCGCGAGATCGTCGAACTCAAGGCACCTGATAAGGAATCGAGACGTCGAGTGATGGAGTCTATCGTCATGCAGGATGCCATGACGGCTGACGAAGCTCAGACACAGTTCAGCGATGAAAGTCGACCACAAACTGCTGACGGCAGCATGACGGAAGACAGTGGTGCTTGGATGGACGGCGCTAGTCATGCGAGCAAGGAGAGCCGTCCGGCAAAGACGAGCGGCTTCATCTTGGACCCAGACCTTGACTTTCTTGACATTTCTGGGTCTACAGACGGCTATATGCCTGGCGACATCAATGTCCTTGTGTCTCGCGCGAGGAACGAGGCTATCATTCGTGCCATTGCCGAGTCGCCAGACTCGACAGGCGCCATTCACTTGGCAAGGGCTGATTTTGATAAGGCCCTCAAGGGGTTCACGCCAGCCTCATTGAGGAATGTGTCACTGCAGAGTTCGTCAACAAGCTTCAAGTCCATTGGAGGGCTGCAAGAGACACGACAGGTGCTCCTGGAGACGCTACAATACCCGACTAAATATGCGCCAATCTTTGCGCAGTGTCCACTACGCCTTCGAtctggccttcttctttacGGATATCCCGGCTGCGGTAAGACGCTTCTTGCCAGCGCTGTTGCAGGCGAGTGTGGCCTCAATTTCATCAGTGTCAAGGGTCCTGAAATTCTGAACAAGTATATCGGTGCCTCTGAAAAGAGTGTCCGGGATCTGTTTGATAGGGCCCAGGCTGCGAAGCCATGTGTACTCTTCTTCGATGAGTTTGACTCCATTGCACCTAAGAGAGGGCATGACTCTACAGGTGTTACGGATCGTGTGGTAAACCAGCTTCTCACGCAGATGGATGGTGCCGAGGGATTGTCAGGTGTCTACGTGCTGGCAGCTACTTCACGGCCTGATCTGATCGACcctgctcttcttcgtccCGGCCGTCTGGACAAGTCTTTGCTGTGCGATATGCCTTCCCTGGAGGATCGtgtcgacatcatcaaggcGCTGTTTCAAAAAGTCAGACTCTCGGACGAGCTGACCGAATCCGATGGGCCTCTGACGGACATTGCTCGCCGTACTGAGGGCTTCTCGGGTGCTGACCTCCAGGCTCTTGTGTCCAATGCTCAGCTCGAGGCTATTCACGATGTTTTGGACGTTGATGGGCCTACAGTCACTTCTAAACGAACCAACGGAACCGATGGCAAGTCGAACACCACACCTAGCTTCGTCCAGTTCCGTTACGGCAAAGACGCCAAACCCCTTACCGAAGCGACTCCAAAAAGCAAGTCCGCTGCTCTGGTCGAGAACGCATCTATTTTAGCAAAGCTTGAAGAGATCAAGATAGCTCGTAAGAAGTCGAAGCAGATCCACGGGGCTCCCGCCGCCAACACAGATGCCAAGGCGGAAAGCAGCGATCAGAGGGAGGTGGTCATCGAACGGGGCCACCTCATAAAGGCTCTGGATAGCACACGGGCGAGTATCAGTTCTGAGGAGAAGGCCAGATTGCAAAGGATATATACCGAGTTTGTTGTCGGTAGAAGTGGCCAAATGAAAGATGGACAGGGAAGTATGGAGATTGGAGGCCGAAGCAGCTTGATGTAA
- a CDS encoding terpenoid cyclases/protein prenyltransferase alpha-alpha toroid, whose product MSQDSTDQKGPELAVDAHVKYVQSLDTRKDELDYWLTEHLRLNGLYWGLNALFLLGRPEALPRQDVIDFILSCQHENGGFGAAPGHDAHMLSTVSAVQILALTDALDQLETKGKGKNQVGKFIAGLQNQESGTFAGDEWGEEDTRFLYGAFNALSLLGLMSLVDVDKAVAHIIACANFDGGYGTGPGAESHSGQIFTCVAALAIVGRLDLVDKEKLGRWLSERQVPCGGLNGRPEKDEDVCYSWWVLSSLAMIERTHWIDRDALIAFILKCQDTEIGGISDRPGNMVDVWHTQFGLCGLSLLGYPGLEAVDPVYCMPKSITKRLLG is encoded by the exons ATGTCCCAAGACTCGACAGACCAAAAAGGCCCAGAACTCGCTGTCGATGCTCATGTGAAGTATGTCCAGAGCCTGGACACAAGAAAGGATGAGCTCGACTACTGGCTTACCGAGCATCTGCGACTTAATGGCTTGTATTGGGGATTAAACGCACTCTTCCTCCTGGGTCGGCCAGAGGCTCTCCCTCGACAGGATGTCATCGATTTCATTCTCTCCTGCCAGCATGAAAATGGTGGGTTCGGTGCAGCACCTGGCCATGATGCTCACATGCTGTCCACAGTAAGTGCTGTGCAGATTCTCGCCTTGACGGATGCTCTCGATCAGCTGGAAaccaaaggcaaaggcaagaaCCAGGTTGGCAAGT TCATCGCAGGACTGCAGAATCAAGAGTCTGGTACATTTGCCGGGGATGAATGGGGCGAGGAGGATACCCGATTCTTATACGGTGCATTCAATGCCTTGTCCCTACTCGGTCTTATGTCACTTGTCGATGTCGACAAGGCCGTCGCGCACATTATCGCTTGTGCCAACTTTGACGGTGGCTATGGAACAGGGCCTGGTGCGGAGTCGCATTCGGGTCAGATCTTTACTTGCGTTGCCGCCCTCGCAATAGTTGGTCGGCTTGATCTCGTGGACAAAGAGAAGCTTGGCCGATGGTTGAGCGAGAGACAAGTTCCCTGTGGTGGCCTTAACGGTCGACCTGAAAAAGACGAGGACGTGTGCTACAGCTGGTGGGTATTGAGTAGTCTCGCCATGATCGAGCGTACACATTGGATCGACCGCGATGCGCTTATCGCTTTCATTCTCAAGTGTCAAGATACCGAAATTGGTGGTATCTCTGATCGACCTGGTAATATGGTCGATGTTTGGCATACCCAGTTCGGTTTGTGTGGTCTTAGTCTTTTGGGCTATCCAGGTCTCGAGGCAGTCGATCCAGTATATTGCATGCCCAAATCGATAACAAAGAGACTTCTCGGCTGA
- a CDS encoding MCM2/3/5 family-domain-containing protein, which produces MALREFKAPVSYEKQQHAFQEFLTGFKTSPEQTITTALGNITIGEDDLDDEYDLMEEDGQDANRQQAKERRAPQYKYKNMLQQLSDRTIDEATIDLDDLATWENQAFDGEESMRLVDSIEMNTKHYVEIFSRAVDEVMPPMSADVNFKDDVLDVLMARRQIRNRELDEAAERDPTAADDKFPAELTRRYTLVFKPRTSTSSQSSKALAVRQVRGEHLGHLITIRAIATRVSDVKPIVQVSAYTCDRCGCEIFQPVTDKQYGPLTMCPSEDCRQNQAKGQLNPSSRASKFLPFQEVKVQEMAEQVPIGQIPRSLTVLCHGTLVRQINPGDVVDISGIFLPTPYTGFKAMKAGLLTDTYLEAHHVLQHKKAYSEMIVDPTLVRRIEKYRQTGQVYELLAKSIAPEIFGHLDVKKALLLLLIGGVTKEMGDGMKIRGDINICLMGDPGVAKSQLLKYISKVAPRGVYTSGRGSSGVGLTAAVMRDPVTDEMVLEGGALVLADNGICCIDEFDKMDETDRTAIHEVMEQQTISISKAGISTTLNARTSILAAANPVYGRYNPRISPVENINLPAALLSRFDILFLLLDTPTRETDEQLAKHVAFVHMNSRHPDIGTGNVVFSPHEVRSYIAQARTYRPVVPETVSEYMIKTYVRMRDQQQRAEKKGKQFTHTTPRTLLGVVRLAQALARLRFSNEVTQDDVDEALRLVEASKESLNNDLGTGRARMDPSSRIYNFVKQLADAGQCRPEDAAGEEELGIELSMTQLKARVIAQGFTADQWSNAVQEYTSVDIWQTTRNGARLVFVNSDPDNDQEDDMDF; this is translated from the exons ATGGCGCTGCGCGAGTTCAAGGCCCCTGTCAGCTATGAGAAGCAGCAAC ACGCCTTCCAGGAGTTCTTGACAGGATTCAAGACATCGCCAGAGCAAACCATCACAACCGCACTAGGCAATATCACCATCGGAGAAGATGACCTCGACGACGAGTACGATTTAATGGAGGAGGATGGGCAAGATGCGAACCGGCAACAAGCGAAGGAGCGCCGTGCTCCTCAGTACAAGTACAAGAATATGCTGCAGCAACTCTCCGATCGAACGATTGACGAGGCGACGATTGATCTTGACGATTTAGCAACC TGGGAGAACCAAGCGTTCGATGGTGAGGAAAGTATGAGACTTGTTGATTCCATCGAGATGAACACAAAACACTACGTCGAAATATTTTCCCGAGCTGTGGATGAGGTCATGCCTCCAATGAGCGCAGATGTGAA CTTCAAGGACGATGTTCTCGACGTGTTGATGGCTCGACGACAAATCCGAAACCGAGAACTGGACGAAGCCGCTGAGCGAGACCCTACTGCTGCAGATGACAAGTTCCCTGCCGAGCTCACTCGCAGGTACACCCTCGTGTTCAAGCCCAGGACTAGCACCTCAAGCCAATCCTCAAAAGCTTTGGCAGTTCGACAAGTGCGCGGCGAGCACTTGGGTCATCTTATTACCATTCGCGCGATCGCCACTCGAGTTTCTGATGTCAAACCCATCGTTCAAGTCAGCGCCTACACTTGCGACAGATGTGGCTGTGAAATCTTCCAGCCTGTTACTGACAAGCAATATGGCCCCTTAACTATGTGCCCCTCCGAGGACTGCAGGCAGAACCAGGCCAAGGGTCAACTCAACCCTTCTTCAAGAGCCTCAAAGTTCTTGCCTTTCCAGGAGGTCAAGGTCCAGGAGATGGCCGAGCAGGTCCCAATTGGTCAGATTCCTCGAAGTCTTACCGTCCTCTGCCATGGCACTCTTGTCCGCCAGATTAACCCTGGTGATGTTGTCGATATCTCAGGCATCTTCCTTCCCACCCCTTATACAGGTTTCAAGGCGATGAAGGCTGGCCTGCTCACTGATACTTATCTCGAGGCACATCACGTTCTCCAACACAAAAAGGCGTACAGTGAGATGATTGTTGACCCCACACTGGTCCGCCGGATTGAAAAATACCGCCAGACTGGCCAAGTCTACGAACTGTTGGCAAAGTCGATTGCTCCCGAAATCTTCGGACATCttgatgtcaagaaggctcttcttcttctacttATTGGTGGTGTGACGAAGGAAATGGGAGATGGAATGAAGATTCGTGGCGATATCAACATCTGCTTGATGGGTGATCCTGGTGTGGCCAAGTCTCAGCTCCTTAAGTACATTTCAAAAGTCGCCCCTCGTGGCGTCTACACTTCAGGTCGTGGAAGCAGTGGTGTCGGTCTCACGGCTGCTGTTATGCGTGATCCTGTCACGGATGAAATGGTTCTCGAAGGTGGTGCTCTCGTCCTGGCCGATAACGGAATCTGCTGTATTGATGAGTTCGACAAGATGGACGAGACTGACCGTACTGCCATTCACGAAGTAATGGAACAGCAAACAATTTCCATTTCAAAGGCCGGAATCTCAACAACCCTCAACGCCCGCACCTCTATTCTTGCCGCCGCTAACCCTGTTTATGGACGATACAATCCTCGCATCTCCCCTGTCGAAAACATCAACCTCCCCGCTGCGCTCTTGTCCCGTTTCGATATCCTATTCCTGCTTCTTGATACCCCTACGCGCGAAACAGACGAACAGCTTGCCAAGCACGTTGCGTTTGTGCACATGAATAGCCGACATCCCGATATCGGCACTGGTAATGTTGTCTTCAGTCCTCATGAAGTGCGATCCTACATCGCTCAAGCAAGAACATACCGACCTGTTGTTCCTGAAACTGTCTCTGAGTACATGATCAAGACATACGTACGCATGCGAGACCAGCAGCAGCGcgctgagaagaagggcaagcagTTTACCCACACAACCCCTCGTACCCTCTTGGGTGTTGTCCGTCTGGCCCAGGCCTTGGCCCGACTTCGATTCAGCAATGAGGTCACTCAAgacgatgttgatgaggctctcAGACTAGTCGAGGCTAGCAAAGAAAGTCTGAACAATGATCTTGGCACTGGTCGAGCGCGCATGGATCCCAGCAGCAGGATTTACAATTTCGTCAAGCAGCTTGCTGATGCCGGCCAATGCCGTCCCGAAGATGCCGCTGGCGAGGAAGAGCTCGGTATTGAGCTGAGTATGACGCAATTAAAGGCGCGAGTCATCGCCCAGGGCTTTACCGCCGACCAGTGGTCCAACGCTGTGCAAGAGTATACCTCCGTGGAT ATCTGGCAAACCACCAGGAACGGTGCAAGACTGGTATTTGTCAACAGCGACCCTGATAACGACCAAGAGGATGACATGGACTTCTGA
- a CDS encoding mitochondrial ribosomal death-associated protein 3-domain-containing protein — protein sequence MASANSLRCLMRPTIPRAPRIQPVLLAPFSTSNAALAVSAPPAIKSRRDLPQKVKKSYKKRANVTPVRKPQPGERKAFRKRIQLSNNSALPVAGLENLDASNMTKAESAGKMFAIPDQVVDHLRALEAFKTTQTWNLFRKPHVLQRRETVELMKKLELSAKDKKALKCVLTGSKLSGKSMAMLQAMAYALLNNWVVFHVPEGQDLTNGNTEYSPIPETEPMQFSQPIYCLKMIQSLYRANRVVLEKLNIEKDWSKFTNLKEGATLADLALSAKEAEYAWPTLLALWTELTLPGRPPVLFALDGLAHINKISDYRDPSFNEVHAHELTLVRLFIDALSGKTPLPNGGAVIAATSENNSHHHPSQELVLSQLEAGQAGREIPKPDPYERKYDERVYEALKNSWVLRLEGITKDEARSLMEYWGASGLFRHVLNSRTVSEKWTVGGHGNVGEMERAALMQMRL from the exons ATGGCGTCCGCCAATTCGCTTCGATGCCTCATGAGGCCGACTATTCCCAGGGCTCCTCGAATTCAACCAGTTCTCCTCGCCCCATTTTCAACTTCAAACGCTGCTCTCGCCGTCTCAGCTCCTCCGGCAATCAAGAGCCGCCGAGATCTTCCccagaaggtcaagaagtcCTATAAGAAACGTGCCAATGTGACGCCTGTCCGAAAACCTCAGCCTGGCGAGCGAAAGGCCTTCCGAAAGCGCATCcagctcagcaacaacagtGCTCTGCCTGTCGCAGGCCTTGAAAACCTGGATGCCAGTAACATGACCAAGGCTGAGAGTGCTGGAAAGATGTTTGCTATTCCTGATCAGGTTGTGGATCATCTCCGTGCCCTCGAGGCTTTCAAGACGACACAGACATGGAACCTATTCCGAAAACCCCATGTTCTGCAGCGCAGAGAGACAGtagagttgatgaagaagcttgagctATCggccaaggacaagaaggctCTTAAGTGTGTGTTGACGGGTAGTAAGTTGTCTGGAAAGAGTATGGCCATGCTACAGGCTATGGCATATGCGCTTCTTAACAACTGGGTGGTATTCCATGTCCCTGAAG GTCAGGATCTGACCAACGGTAACACTGAATACTCACCCATTCCCGAGACTGAGCCAATGCAGTTCTCCCAACCCATCTACTGTCTCAAGATGATACAGAGCCTCTATAGAGCCAACCGTGTCGTTCTTGAAAAACTCAACATCGAGAAGGACTGGTCCAAGTTCACTAACCTCAAGGAGGGCGCTACCCTCGCTGATCTGGCTCTCAGCGCAAAGGAGGCCGAGTACGCATGGCCAACCCTCCTTGCCCTATGGACTGAGCTCACCCTGCCTGGGCGACCCCCCGTACTCTTTGCCCTCGACGGTCTTGCccacatcaacaagatcagTGATTACAGAGACCCCTCGTTTAACGAGGTCCATGCCCATGAACTGACTCTAGTACGCCTCTTCATTGACGCCCTATCTGGCAAGACTCCTCTCCCTAATGGCGGTGCTGTCATCGCCGCTACCTCAGAGAACAACTCCCACCACCACCCCTCACAAGAGCTTGTTCTCTCACAGCTCGAGGCGGGCCAGGCGGGCCGCGAGATTCCCAAGCCTGACCCCTACGAGCGCAAGTACGACGAGCGTGTGTACGAGGCCCTCAAGAACAGCTGGGTTCTCCGTCTTGAGGGTATCACGAAGGACGAGGCTCGTTCTTTAATGGAATACTGGGGCGCCAGCGGGCTGTTCCGCCATGTTCTCAATTCAAGGACAGTATCCGAGAAGTGGACCGTGGGCGGCCACGGTAATGTTGGTGAGATGGAGCGTGCGGCATTGATGCAAATGAGGCTGTAA
- a CDS encoding ribosome biogenesis regulatory protein-domain-containing protein translates to MALPSSKPKLPVAVEKPTPYTFDLGHLLAEDPNPVTLDRDNLEQSLAELARDGAQSLINQFLSTCPLNSTAEGVLLTLPAPSTRLPREKPVPQAKPPTKWERFAAKKGIKPKTREQRRNLAFDEQTGEWQRKWGYKALNKKGEDWPIVEVDMEAEKKRKEGTSIRGDGRRERKERIKRNERKMRKNQAQDVRLWKKRMKKEDAAAVNLLVVWYSPDRV, encoded by the exons ATGGCGCTCCCAAGCTCTAAGCCAAAGCTGCCTGTCGCAGTCGAGAAGCCCACGCCCTACACATTCGATCTCGGCCATCTTCTCGCAGAGGACCCCAACCCCGTCACTCTCGACCGCGATAATCTCGAGCAGTCCCTCGCCGAGCTTGCCCGCGACGGCGCCCAGTCACTCATCAACCAGTTCCTCTCCACCTGCCCTCTCAACTCCACCGCCGAGGGCGTCCTTCTCACCCTTCCCGCCCCGAGCACCCGTCTCCCCCGCGAGAAGCCTGTTCCGCAGGCCAAGCCTCCTACTAAGTGGGAGCGCTTCGCCGCCAAGAAGGGCATTAAGCCCAAGACTCGCGAGCAGCGTCGCAATCTTGCCTTCGACGAGCAGACAGGCGAATGGCAGCGCAAGTGGGGATACAAGgctctcaacaagaagggcgaggaCTGGCCCATCGTCGAGGTTGATATGGAagccgagaagaagcgaaaagAGGGTACCTCAATCCGTGGCGATGGTCGAAGAGAGCGCAAGGAGAGAATCAAGCGCAACGAGCGAAAGATGCGCAAGAACCAGGCTCAAG ACGTTCGGCTttggaagaaaagaatgaaAAAGGAAGACGCTGCAGCTGTCAATCTCCTTGTTGTCTGGTACTCACCAGACCGTGTCTAA
- a CDS encoding Alpha/Beta hydrolase protein, whose amino-acid sequence MHKEYFTTNDGCKITFQSSLPLKEVARVAAEKCVLLMHGFSGSSDYFIRNFTSLSKSLWVVAPDMRGHGDSSQTRGGYHVARLAADLSGLVAHIRKTASVSIVPVGCSIGAAVLWTYVELFGCNDFAGFVFVDQAPLQDRSAFDEWDETRAHTGCYDEKTMLAAQYNWINDSKKAHIDLAIGCLGYRHAPKEEDGISAEQQAKDEAFFTDISAKCDQTWLARLLADHTRYDHRESIETITVPVLVMAGRRSSCFPLEGMLESVRRVEKSRPGLARSSVFDSGHWLFYEEPERFNKEIAEFVNSC is encoded by the coding sequence ATGCACAAAGAATATTTCACCACTAACGATGGATGCAAAATCACCTTTCAGTCTTCCTTACCACTGAAGGAAGTTGCAAGAGTTGCAGCTGAGAAATGTGTCCTGCTCATGCATGGCTTCAGTGGCTCTAGCGATTACTTCATCCGCAACTTTACATCCCTGAGCAAATCACTCTGGGTCGTTGCCCCGGACATGCGAGGACATGGGGACTCCAGTCAAACTCGTGGTGGTTATCACGTCGCGCGCTTGGCAGCTGATCTTTCAGGTCTTGTTGCTCATATACGCAAGACGGCATCTGTCAGTATTGTGCCTGTTGGATGCTCGATTGGCGCCGCCGTGCTCTGGACTTACGTGGAGCTCTTTGGTTGCAACGACTTTGCGGGAtttgtctttgttgatcAGGCACCTCTGCAAGATCGCTCAGCGTTCGATGAATGGGACGAAACCAGGGCACATACTGGATGTTATGACGAGAAGACCATGCTCGCCGCGCAATACAACTGGATCAATGACTCGAAGAAGGCGCATATCGACCTAGCAATAGGCTGCTTAGGATATCGACATGCCccaaaggaggaagacgggATTTCAGCTGAGCAACAAGCCAAGGATGAAGCCTTCTTTACAGACATCAGTGCGAAATGCGACCAAACATGGCTAGCACGACTACTGGCAGATCATACTCGCTACGATCACCGAGAATCCATCGAAACAATCACGGTTCCGGTGTTGGTTATGGCCGGTCGACGATCAAGCTGCTTCCCACTTGAAGGAATGCTCGAGAGCGTGAGACGTGTAGAGAAGTCAAGGCCAGGGCTAGCAAGGTCATCGGTGTTTGACTCTGGACATTGGCTATTTTATGAGGAACCAGAGAGATTCAACAAGGAAATTGCGGAGTTTGTTAACTCATGCTAG